GTCAGGGTAATCCATTGTGATTTGTTCGCTACTCGCGTGCAGGAATATTCATGCTCTGTATCTCTTGTACGCCTGGAACAAATCCTAGATTTGTATAAACAGACTCCGCATCATTACCTTCCATGACATATAATCTAAGGAAAGGATACTTATCTTTAAGGAGATGAAGTCCTCTTTTCAACATCAATGTCGCTATCCCTTTACCTCTATAAGCAGGTATAACACCAATACTGTAAACTGCCGCGTAATCGCCCTGTAAACCCAAGAGACAATTCGCAATTAACTGCCCCGAGCTCCTATCATATACAAGCGTTGAAGCTGTAAGTAATTCTTCATTTGTATAATTCGGCTCTTCACTTGGTATAAAATCTTCATAAGAGAGTTTCTTTCTTCTAACTGCTTCAAGACTTCCTGCAAAGCTCGCATAGTTACATTCAGCAATTTGCTCTTCAAGAATAAATCGTTTAGCACCCTGTCCATCATCTTCGATCTGTGGACTTTCAATCCTAAATTCTTCATTCCATTCGACCTCGAAATGATCTGTTGGACGCTGCATCCAGCGGCATCTGAACTCATCAGGCCAAAACCCTGCCCGCGCAAATAAATGGACTTGATCCGGTAAAACCTCGAAGGTTGTTATAGGCTTAGTTCGATCAGACCAATAAATCAAAAGATTTTTCAGCAGTTTCAGCACCACATATGTATCGTTAAACGGTGGAATCACAAATAAATGATAGATCTGATTAGGCGACATCCTTACACCACCTATTTTAGACTCACCTTTAAAGATCCAGAAAGCATTGTTTCGATCAGCATTGAACCCTTCTTCTCTAAAAAAACCAATATATTGGATATTATAATAAATGGAGCAGTATAGTCCCCACTCATCTGATTCAGCCTTACGAATAGAATATTCGTTACTTAACTCATAGGATATCTCGTCCTCAGCCCATCCCATTAATTGCATGTACAATTCCTCCTCGCTGTTACTTCACCTTCTACCTTCCATAGTATCATGACCTAAAGTAAATGATTGGTAATAAACACTTATAATGATTAATTACTAAGTTAAAGTAATCGCTGTTCTCTAATCTTAGAAACGGCTTGCACACGATTTTTGACGTCTAATTTCTGATGAATATTGTGAATGTATCTTTTAACTGTTCCTGGAGAAAGGAATAAACGACTTGCAATTTCATCATTAGAACGTCCCTCGACGATGTAATACATGAGTTCTAGCTCTCTTTTTGTAAAGTGAATATCTATAGAAGACTCCGACTCTTTCATAGCTGTAGAATTGACGTTATTTAATGGCTCGAGCAGATAAGACTGAAGCAATTGATTTATATATTCATGTCCAGATGCTGCGCTCCGATCAGATAAATAGCGTTGCAGCAATCGAATGAGTGGCAATCCTTCATCAAGAAAAATACGGATATATCCCTCTGGCTCAGCAAGCTCAAGTGCCTGTTCCAAAGCCTCATAAGCCTGACCATCTTTACCTTGAATTTCATAAGCCACAGCAAGCAGTATCAAAATCTCTATCTGGCTGCCGAGTCGATCCGTTCGTCTAGCCACTCTAAGTAGTTTGTCGAGCCAAGGGATTGCTTCACTGAACGCTTGACGTGCCATCAGTATACGAGCGAGCGTGATTTGTTCATATTCCCGAGTGACATTAGGCTTATCGGTTGAACTAATATGCCTTTTTGCAAGCCATTCGTCCCCACTATATACAAGTCCTTGCGAAAGTTGAATTTGAATATAGGCAGCCTCTAGCAATCTTTCCCAACGTGGGGAGTGATGTTGCTGCAGTTCTTCTATAGCCGTTTGCAAAACATATATCGCCTCATCACCATGACCCAGGGCTTTTAGAATTTTCGATTGCATTATAACTCCAGGCACCCACACGCTGACTTGGTCCGAGGAATTACATAAAACAAGTGCTTTGTCCACCTGTACTCTTGCATTATCAAGCTGGTTCCATTCATAGAATAGAACCGATAAAAATATAAAACCATGTCCTTGTAATGCAAAATGTAGTAAGGCCCTTCTTTCCTCAGACGTTGAGACTTTAGCCGATAAATAAGCCATCTTCTTCAATCTTCCACCGAATCCTATCGGGCCACGAAGTAAAAGCGCTTCCCCTTCATTCACTACTTTTACTATAGAAGCAAATCTCTCAATGCCTTCTCTGTTCTGATCCAACAGCTCAACGAAAGTATCCACGTCCCCCTGATAAAAGGCAACCGAAGCACGATATAGATCCAATCGCATTTGAATTACAGCTTGGTCTTGTTCTGAAATTAAGAACTTCTCTTCCATAAAGCTCTCTACCTTGTGTAAAAAGCGTTTGGCATCATCAGATCGTCCTGAGACAGCCATCGCCCCCGCTTGAAAATAAAAAAGATCAGGATGTACGATCATATTTTTGATAGGCAACATATCCAGTAAATCTAGCAATATAGACTCATCGCCATTTTTAATAATCGCATTAAAATGTCTATCCATGCAGGACGCTGATAGCACATAGTCCTTTGCTTCAAACGCATGCTGAATGGCTTCCAAGGCTAATCCTTCCTTGTCGTACCAGATTGCTGCTCTTTTATGTAAGTTTGCAATTACTGCTGGATTCATTTTTTTGTATAATCTAGTTTTTAACATTTCTACGAATAGATGATGATATCGGAACCAAGATCTAGTGTCATCTAAAGGAATGATAAAAAGACGTGCTTCTTCAGCTTCTTGTAATAGAGCCTCCGCATCCGATTGCTCCATCACAGCTGCTGCTAAAGCAGGACTAAAGGAGTTCAATATAGACGTCGCTAGTAAGAAATCTTGTACTTTGACTGTCTGCCTAGAGACGACTTCATCTAATAAATAATCAAAAATATTGCGCGAGTTCCCTGAAAAAGTATTCATATACGCTGTGCGATCCTGTTTCTCTGTGAAGGAAAGGAAAGCTAGAATCAAACCTGCTACCCAGCCTTCTGTCTTTTGCTCAAGTAAAAACAGTTCTTCTTGTGTTAGCTGATTGTTCAAGGATTGCGACTGAAGTTCATCTATTTCGTCAAACGTAAATCTCAGGTCATCGTTGCTTAGTTCCAGCAGCTCCTGTTGAACTCTTAGGCGGGACAAGGCGAGCGGCGGAAGTGTTCTACTCAATATTACAAGCTTCACATTAGCTGGGAGATCTCTAATGAAAAAGCCCATACTCTCGTGAATCGATTGGTTTGTAATCGTATGATAATCATCCACAATGAGTGTAATTGAACCTGGGAGAGTATAAATTTCATTTAATAGAAGTGAGATTGCTGGCTCTACTGAACCGTCACGAACAGACTGGAAAAATAAATCCAATCGACTTAAAAA
This window of the Paenibacillus sp. FSL R10-2734 genome carries:
- a CDS encoding LuxR C-terminal-related transcriptional regulator, which codes for MDLFFQSVRDGSVEPAISLLLNEIYTLPGSITLIVDDYHTITNQSIHESMGFFIRDLPANVKLVILSRTLPPLALSRLRVQQELLELSNDDLRFTFDEIDELQSQSLNNQLTQEELFLLEQKTEGWVAGLILAFLSFTEKQDRTAYMNTFSGNSRNIFDYLLDEVVSRQTVKVQDFLLATSILNSFSPALAAAVMEQSDAEALLQEAEEARLFIIPLDDTRSWFRYHHLFVEMLKTRLYKKMNPAVIANLHKRAAIWYDKEGLALEAIQHAFEAKDYVLSASCMDRHFNAIIKNGDESILLDLLDMLPIKNMIVHPDLFYFQAGAMAVSGRSDDAKRFLHKVESFMEEKFLISEQDQAVIQMRLDLYRASVAFYQGDVDTFVELLDQNREGIERFASIVKVVNEGEALLLRGPIGFGGRLKKMAYLSAKVSTSEERRALLHFALQGHGFIFLSVLFYEWNQLDNARVQVDKALVLCNSSDQVSVWVPGVIMQSKILKALGHGDEAIYVLQTAIEELQQHHSPRWERLLEAAYIQIQLSQGLVYSGDEWLAKRHISSTDKPNVTREYEQITLARILMARQAFSEAIPWLDKLLRVARRTDRLGSQIEILILLAVAYEIQGKDGQAYEALEQALELAEPEGYIRIFLDEGLPLIRLLQRYLSDRSAASGHEYINQLLQSYLLEPLNNVNSTAMKESESSIDIHFTKRELELMYYIVEGRSNDEIASRLFLSPGTVKRYIHNIHQKLDVKNRVQAVSKIREQRLL
- a CDS encoding GNAT family N-acetyltransferase, with the translated sequence MQLMGWAEDEISYELSNEYSIRKAESDEWGLYCSIYYNIQYIGFFREEGFNADRNNAFWIFKGESKIGGVRMSPNQIYHLFVIPPFNDTYVVLKLLKNLLIYWSDRTKPITTFEVLPDQVHLFARAGFWPDEFRCRWMQRPTDHFEVEWNEEFRIESPQIEDDGQGAKRFILEEQIAECNYASFAGSLEAVRRKKLSYEDFIPSEEPNYTNEELLTASTLVYDRSSGQLIANCLLGLQGDYAAVYSIGVIPAYRGKGIATLMLKRGLHLLKDKYPFLRLYVMEGNDAESVYTNLGFVPGVQEIQSMNIPARE